From Antedon mediterranea chromosome 9, ecAntMedi1.1, whole genome shotgun sequence, a single genomic window includes:
- the LOC140058768 gene encoding uncharacterized protein isoform X1 → MEFKSISTDETYYEATGLDLSEIRQVFVMVKGNNAAGLSTVGFSNGVFISRISSGRQPLRSPIVNDGNSTAFDVDYQTDANEIRASWDFSGDPCPIVNYEWAIKRIDGMVIQDFIDVKTKTMAVNEAVVMADGQTFYSIVRATNLLGHTQVLRTDGLTLRLQPILPGHVYDGGVIGFDLNEQASITTLSANWDGFGVDDQEQKVVIQDGYTYAANDKQLIEYYSIAIGNDRRYPKTRDNIVPFTNVELNTVWKFADLLLDEKATYYATVRAYGGQLAYAEVTSNGIQVGKGLGVEGGEIETKLFINQDTGTSFSWSNFISDQPMFFYMYGISSNPEASNIECDILQQMAKSECVSEPCKEVESLFDVATVTNTGKDTYAEETYLSLQHNHNYYIVVFGNDEAGQCNKTSRSFKVDMTKPIEGRIWLENNPHVPGDFPAWFTADSTSLTIHWSEFNDPESQIGYYEIELLVAPSCKAGDDEVLTTVVEKVKLEAHISTYSFYGLSLKSLTPYFVKLTTTNKASSYITTTSSPIFFDDSSPTAGLVVDGLDFRKDMPHISYVDHMSGSFIFLPNPNIEPCPDQHATFDDESWQSVNSKGIWNMDGKDWKIHYDHEQITVTDPNNIVLTMEPDIQEPYVLAGAVSRRVEIGEGGTFKMDLKAATQDIPVITSVVFWDGPDGVVGDLMVPTEELEPCSCCYEENNGTGCDCDCSAVGATTSQRITTILPPTTTVPWEIIEDGEDVESGEESKKQTAVQQACGLQLYADKEIPSATLWCRFHQDKVDYLYSIFDLTFDPSSDWHHYEFTFKEEYDPDPAKIGYTIQLSVDGNLLGDLSGAPRLSNNTKLTLQLWNDNNYVPEFTDPFNIPKTSAYFANIRLPPPSEDLCRYGSSFIGGLAPAVKFLAGIGTEKDTTDFQKDIEVFLPCYPCYSECDRYFCDPLCKASDMQLVQFTIDNLKLDEMRWYSDTNGTDEYLPATYYLRVEEILANGVTTNSSSDGISVDTSPPEFDYMSYYDVSLDENQPIAAQSSNSTIKASWEFLDQESLVVGYYWAIGTSPGGTDVQPFVYLGNVKEGRNDDLEGVLENRAYYYVTVRAVNGAGLMKLEEFEGVLVVFDYPTVEDVEETVFYVQTVDDLNDDKYVSFEQSRLGLSWTTAHDPSVAEYRYCVGSSPDKADDIIPCITVSNDGGGTVEIYDGKVYINDVEYSDVSDFRTPDENGTMPGNNKLLLEPGKCVFTTLSICNEAHTCVNKTVNTTNILGPDDIIISSDDGNGISFSWGKDVSTMNSDLNSDPPVDTFSIDISSIGGVDPGYSMSFGILSNDDINKEYTSEATAEYVPYIVNPLYTMDRVERHLRSRVKAVYEPSFYMSPLGQTEMNGPFQIIVKFNKTSDWTDQYPSLVYWNKDDGQWKDAGLTCPDELPQFDEEKGEITVMVCGTSLTETETGTRRRRDTDSYNPQSYFSKETLFTVAVVDKNAVNDPPVIIMQDVLKIHEDAGILEYQIHVSDSDDDPVVLELDSKYPITELGEIVELSSDGFFKFKPCLDCYGQAVIFIKAVETPESPFIEPLSSTKSFEIDISSEHDPPIVYFCTKKTANSPAVNQRFYQVTMEENTDTNIAYSDLIGYVGAYDVDSDDLLNLMFQTPPQGQFHIKPPGRGVPPADEDLCQIQYPHAESLMTWVWTEVTYKPNPDFYGSDSLSVFALDKDGLYSKVLEIDIAVMRNPCSVHGICQGVFNDTKCEDPKRKNGFDGYNCSCEFGWQGEYCESDRDECQLDDPCASPYICTNEPGGFRCACPPGKSNCDMEAWVISLISLAVGAIIFGSLAGIAYWYKRKNSKIDFDESDEDHINVLPMDNESQVQLETFDGSNAIEETVNGETSLQSNIVCVPIEGTSDTKNTGDNTQKRNVTKPKRNQVSPQPPKIENEDEGKRSPTDEFKRPMSSPRNQFLASTDVDDDAISLSSLGDVKEGHNLSHSLDGRVSQNELKVAFAPTKRLPKKQARVVGIDKVYDDVEEFVDDGELQSSGAVEKPHMASEELERTTLVDSLIAETEPVNHQVAPEDLQKTTPADSIIVMTQDPSEMSEEAPEDLQRATPFLPGVIDDGLMSEDVV, encoded by the exons ATGGAATTTAAGTCGATTTCTACAGATGAGACGTACTACGAAGCTACTGGATTAGACTTAAGTGAAATTCGTCAG GTTTTTGTTATGGTCAAAGGAAACAATGCAGCCGGTTTGTCAACCGTTGGCTTTTCGAACGGCGTCTTCATAAGCAGGATTTCGAGCGGTCGTCAACCACTCCGAAGCCCGATAGTAAATGATGGAAACTCAACCGCATTTGACGT TGATTACCAAACCGATGCCAATGAAATCCGAGCATCATGGGACTTTAGCGGAGACCCTTGTCCAATTGTAAACTATGAATGGGCTATTAAACGAATTGATGGGATGGTGATACAGGATTTTATCGATGTTAAAA cAAAAACTATGGCAGTAAATGAAGCTGTTGTAATGGCGGACGGACAGACGTTTTACAGCATTGTCCGTGCAACAAACCTGTTGGGTCATACTCAGGTCCTCAGAACAGACGGCTTGACACTGAGATTACAACCCATACTGCCTGGACACGTGTATGATGGGGGCGTTATAGGATTCGACCTAAATGAACAAGCGTCAATTACGACACTCTCAGCCAATTGGGACGGGTTTGGTGTTGACGACCAGGAACAGAAAGTTGTTATTCAAGATG GGTATACATATGCAGCCAATGACAAGCAGTTGATTGAATACTACAGCATTGCTATTGGAAATGACCGTCGGTATCCTAAGACACGTGACAACATCGTGCCATTTACAAACGTAGAGTTGAACACTGTGTGGAAATTTGCCGACTTACTCTTAGATGAAAAGGCTACTTATTACGCAACAGTCCGAGCTTACGGAGGGCAGTTAGCTTATGCTGAAGTAACATCGAATGGTATACAAGTTGGCAAAGGCTTAGGAGTTGaag GTGGAGAAATCGAAACAAAGCTGTTCATCAACCAAGACACAGGGACATCATTTTCTTGGTCTAACTTCATATCAGACCAACCAATGTTCTTCTATATGTACGGCATCTCAAGTAACCCAGAGGCTAGTAATATTGAATGTGACATCTTACAACAG ATGGCAAAGAGTGAATGTGTATCTGAGCCATGTAAAGAGGTAGAGTCATTGTTTGATGTTGCCACTGTCACTAATACAGGCAAGGATACATATGCAGAGGAAACATACCTGAGTCTGCAACACAATCACAACTATTATATTGTTGTATTTG GAAACGACGAAGCGGGACAATGTAACAAAACAAGCCGATCGTTTAAAGTTGATATGACAAAACCAATTGAAGGACGAATTTGGCTTGAAAACAACCCTCATGTTCCTGGAGATTTT CCTGCTTGGTTTACTGCTGACTCGACATCGTTAACTATTCACTGGAGCGAGTTCAATGATCCGGAAAGCCAGATTGGTTATTACGAGATTGAACTACTGGTGGCGCCATCGTGTAAAGCTGGTGACGATGAAGTACTAACAACAGTCGTAGAAAAGGTCAAACTAGAAGCGCACATTTCAACTTATAGCTTCTATGGACTAAGTCTTAAG TCATTAACTCcatattttgtcaaattaaCTACAACAAATAAAGCAAGTTCATATATCACCACGACATCGTCTCCAATATTCTTTGACGATTCATCTCCGACGGCAGGTTTAGTGGTTGATGGTCTAGATTTCAGGAAGGATATGCCACACATTAGTTACGTTGATCACATGTCGG GCTCGTTTATTTTCCTACCGAATCCAAACATTGAACCATGTCCTGACCAACATGCAACGTTTGATGATGAATCTTGGCAAAGTGTGAATAGCAAGGGTATTTGGAATATGGATGGAAAAGATTGGAAAATACATTACGACCATGAACAG ATAACGGTGACTGACCCAAACAACATTGTTCTTACCATGGAGCCCGACATCCAAGAACCGTATGTGTTAGCAGGTGCAGTATCAAGACGTGTTGAAATTGGTGAAGGTGGAACATTTAAG aTGGACTTGAAAGCTGCTACCCAAGACATACCAGTTATAACGAGTGTGGTGTTCTGGGATGGACCTGATGGTGTTGTGGGTGACTTGATGGTTCCTACTGAAGAACTAGAACCTTGTTCATGTTGTTATGAGGAAAACAATGGT aCCGGATGCGATTGTGATTGCTCCGCGGTCGGAGCTACTACAAGTCAGCGAATAACTACAATACTGCCACCAACCACCACGGTTCCATGGGAGATAATTGAAGATGGAGAAGATGTTGAGTCTGGTGAGGAGTCTAAGAAACAGACAGCTGTCCAGCAAGCCTGTGGCTTACAGTTGTACGCAG ATAAAGAAATACCATCCGCAACGTTATGGTGCCGATTCCATCAGGATAAGGTTGACTACTTATACAGCATATTTgatttaacctttgacccatcGAGTGATTGGCATCATTATGAGTTTACATTTAAAGAAGAATACGATCCTGATCCAGCAAAG ATTGGATACACAATACAACTGAGTGTGGATGGTAATCTTTTGGGAGATCTTTCTGGCGCACCTCGTCTCTCCaacaacacaaaactaactcTTCAACTGTGGAATGATAACAACTACGTGCCAGAATTCACAGACCCCTTCAACATTCCTAAAACCTCAGCTTATTTTGCTAATATTAG aCTACCTCCTCCTAGTGAAGATCTCTGTCGATATGGAAGCTCTTTTATCGGTGGACTTGCCCCAGCAGTCAAATTCCTTGCTGGAATCGGAACAGAGAAGGACACCACTGATTTTCAAAAAGATATTGAG GTCTTCCTCCCGTGCTACCCCTGCTACAGTGAATGCGACAGATACTTCTGTGATCCCTTGTGCAAAGCCAGTGACATGCAACTTGTACAATTCACTATTGACAATTTGAAACTTGATGAGATGAGATGGTATAGTGATACAAACGGGACAGATGAGTACCTCCCGGCAACTTATTACCTAAGAG TTGAGGAAATATTAGCAAATGGAGTAACAACAAATTCTTCGTCTGATGGAATCTCCGTTGACACATCGCCACCAGAGTTTGATTACATGAGTTATTATGACGTCAGTCTTGACGAGAATCAACCAATCGCTGCTCAGTCTTCAAACTCCACAATCAAAGCATCATGGGAATTTCTTGATCAAGAGAGTCTAGTAGTG GGCTACTATTGGGCTATTGGTACTAGTCCAGGTGGCACAGACGTGCAGCCTTTTGTGTACCTTGGTAATGTAAAAGAAGGAAGGAACGACGACCTAGAGGGCGTTTTAGAGAATCGTGCGTACTACTATGTTACTGTAAGGGCTGTCAATGGTGCTGGCCTTATGAAACTGGAAGAATTTGAAG GTGTTCTGGTTGTATTTGACTATCCAACTGTTGAAGACGTTGAAGAAACTGTATTTTATGTTCAAACTGTGGATGATTTAAATGACGATAAATACGTCAGCTTTGAGCAGTCAAGACTAGGTTTAAGTTGGACAACCGCACACGATCCGTCAGTAGCTGAATACC GCTACTGCGTCGGCAGCTCACCTGACAAGGCTGATGACATAATCCCCTGCATTACCGTATCTAACGATGGTGGCGGAACAGTGGAGATTTACGATGGCAAAGTGTATATCAATGATGTGGAATATAGTGATGTCAGTGATTTTAGAACACCGGACGAGAATGGAACAATGCCTGGAAATAACAAGTTATTGCTGGAACCGGGAAA ATGCGTGTTTACAACTCTTTCAATTTGCAATGAAGCTCATACGTGTGTAAACAAGACAGTCAATACAACAAATATATTAG gtCCTGATGATATAATCATATCCTCTGATGATGGAAACGGAATATCATTTTCTTGGGGGAAAGACGTCTCTACAATGAACTCTGACCTGAACTCTGACCCACCAGTGGATACATTCAGCATAGATATATCATCAATTGGAG gCGTTGACCCTGGTTACTCAATGTCCTTTGGAATTTTATCAAATGATGACATTAACAAAGAATATACATCTGAGGCAACTGCAGAATATGTGCCGTATATCGTAAACCCATTGTATACGATGGACAGAGTTGAACGCCATCTCAGAAGCAG AGTGAAAGCTGTATACGAACCAAGTTTTTACATGTCGCCACTTGGCCAGACGGAAATGAACGGACCATTTCAAATTATTGTGAAATTCAACAAAACTTCAGATTGGACAGATCAATATCCAAGCCTCGTCTATTGGAACAAAG ATGATGGTCAATGGAAGGACGCTGGTCTGACGTGTCCAGATGAATTGCCGCAGTTTGATGAAGAAAAAGGAGAAATTACTGTTATG GTCTGTGGAACAAGTCTTACAGAAACCGAAACAGGTACCAGAAGAAGACGTGATACCGATTCATACAACCCACAAAGTTATTTTAGTAAAGAAACACTTTTTACTGTCGCTGTTGTCGACAAGAACGCTGTGAACGATCCACCAGTAATTATAATGCAAGACGTCTTAAAAATACACGAAGATGCGG gAATTCTAGAGTACCAAATACACGTCTCAGATTCTGATGATGATCCAGTTGTTTTGGAACTAGATTCTAAGTATCCTATAACAGAACTTGGAGAGATTGTGGAGTTAAGTTCAGACGGTTTCTTCAAATTTAAACCTTGTTTGGATTGTTATGGACAAGCAGTTATATTTATCAAAG CTGTTGAGACACCAGAGAGTCCATTTATAGAACCACTATCTTCGACCAAGAGTTTTGAGATCGACATATCATCTGAGCATGATCCACCAATTGTGTACTTCTGCACAAAGAAAACAGCCAACTCACCTGCTGTCAATCAAAGATTCTATCAG GTAACGATGGAAGAAAACACGGACACTAACATTGCTTACAGTGATTTGATTGGCTATGTTGGCGCGTATGACGTTGATTCAGATGACCTGTTGAACCTCATGTTCCAAACGCCACCACAAGGACAATTCCATATAAAACCACCAGGAAGAGGTGTACCACCGGCGGATGAAGACTTGTGTCAAATACAGTACCCTCATGCAGAG AGTTTGATGACCTGGGTGTGGACAGAGGTTACGTATAAACCAAATCCAGATTTCTACGGATCTGATTCGCTGTCAGTGTTTGCACTTGACAAGGACGGCTTGTATTCAAAAGTACTTGAGATAGATATTGCTGTTATGCGAAACCCCTGCTCTGTACATGGAATATGTCAAG GGGTGTTCAATGACACAAAGTGTGAAGATCCTAAACGTAAAAATGGATTTGATGGATACAATTGCTCATGTGAATTCGGCTGGCAAGGAGAATACTGTGAAAGTGATCGAGATGAGTGCCAACTTGATGATCCGTGTGCTAGCCCGTATATATGCACAAATGAACCAGGTGGTTTCCGCTGTGCCTGTCCACCTGGAAAATCAAATTGTGATATGGAAGC GTGGGTGATAAGTTTAATAAGCCTGGCTGTTGGTGCAATTATATTCGGTAGCCTGGCAGGTATTGCTTATTGGTATAAGAGAAAGAACAG TAAAATAGACTTTGATGAAAGTGATGAAGATCATATTAATGTACTACCTATGGATAA CGAAAGCCAAGTTCAGCTGGAAACATTTGATGGCAGCAACGCTATTGAAGAGACTGTGAATGGTGAAACATCTCTTCAGTCCAATATTGTATGTGTTCCTATAGAGGGAACGAGTGATACGAAGAATACAGGCGACAATACACAAAAGAGAAATGTCACTAAACCAAAGCGAAATCAAGTTTCACCACAACCACCTAAAATAGAGAACGAAGACGAAGGAAAAAGGTCTCCAACTGACGAATTCAAAAGACCAATGAGTTCTCCGAGAAATCAGTTCCTAGCTTCTAccgatgttgatgatgatgctaTAAGTTTATCGTCTCTTGGCGATGTGAAAGAAGGCCACAATTTAAGTCACTCACTGGATGGACGCGTGTCTCAGAATGAGCTGAAGGTAGCGTTTGCTCCTACTAAGAGATTACCAAAGAAGCAAGCCAGAGTAGTTGGTATCGACAAGGTTTATGATGATGTTGAAGAATTTGTGGATGATGGAGAGTTACAATCATCTGGAGCAGTTGAAAAACCTCACATGGCATCTGAAGAACTTGAGAGAACCACTCTAGTTGATTCCCTAATTGCTGAAACAGAACCTGTAAATCATCAGGTGGCACCTGAAGATCTGCAGAAAACCACTCCAGCCGATTCCATAATCGTGATGACTCAAGACCCATCTGAAATGTCTGAGGAGGCACCTGAAGATCTTCAAAGAGCCACTCCG